Sequence from the Candidatus Eisenbacteria bacterium genome:
CTACGGTGCCGCGCGCACAATCAACTGGAGGCGGAGCGGGTCTTCGGACCCGGATTCATGGAGAGCAGGCGGGTGAGCGCACAGAGCCAGCGTGGTGCGCGCGGGGCGCAGCCGCCCCCCGCAGGCGGTCATGCCCGGGAGGTCAGGCTGGCCCTCCGCCACCCGGGTTGCCGGCGCGAAGAGGCTCGAAACGTGGCGGCATCGGCGGAATCTCTTCCCCCGCGAGATTCGGAATCTGTCCCTCTCGGAGAGCCGGGAGACTCCCCTTGCGGGTAGCCCCTCACTCCTCCACCAGCACCCGGATCAGGCGTTCCTCCCATTCACGGGCATCGCTGTGCGTTTCAGGGAAGCGATTGCGGAGGCTGATCACAACGTAGGCGCGTTCGGAATCGGGCTGGACGATGGCGGCCAGGGCGTCCACGCCGTCCATGCTCCCGGTCTTGGCGCGCAGCCAGCCCGCGGGCAGCGCGCTCCAGGGGTCGGCGGTGAAGCGGCGGATCAGTGTGCCGCGCTGGCCGGGGCGGGCGAGACCGTCCAGCAGCGCCTGCATTCCTTGCTCGCCGTCGCGGGCGCGGGTCCAGGCGTCGGTGAGGACGCGGGCCAGGGCGTCGGCGGTAGCGAGATTGAGCCTCGAGAGGCCGGAGCCGTCCACCAGCCGGACATCCGCAGGAACCCCCAGGCCGATCGCGGCGAGGGCGTTGCCGACGACATCCAGGCCCGACCTTGCGGACGCCGACCGTCGCCGCGCCTCCCCCAGGTCGCGCAGCAGCATCTCCGCGCGCAGGTTCTGGCTGCGGGCGAGCATCGGGTGGTAGACGTTTCGAAGCGGCGGCCAGCGCAGTTCTCCGAACCGCGCGGTGTCGCTCTTGGGGGCATCGCACCCCGGCCGGGCCCCGCCGCGAACTTCCCGGAATGCCACTCCAGCCCTGCCCAGCGCCTCCCGGAAGCGCGCCACCGCGTACGACCCGGGCGAGTGGACGGCCGCCCTCTGGCCTGCCTGCCTTTCCTCGGTGTTGTCGTCCAGCGCCAGTGCGGTGACCGGTGCGGCATACCACTCGTCGAGGTCGTCCCACTGCCACCCGGCGCCGAGCGAATCGGCCCGGTAGAGTGAGTTCTCCACCCTGATCTCGCCCACCAGGGAGTCCACGCCCCAGTCGCGCACCATGCGAGCCAGCGAATCCAGCGCCGACACCCCCGGAGCCGGGTCGGGATCCAGCGAGTCGCCGCGGGCGCGGGAGAACAGGCCGGGAGCCCCCCCACCGAAGAGCGCGAAGATCCCGTCCAGGGATGCGGACCCGGCCCGACGCTGGCAGTCGCACACCCAGCCGGTTGCAAAGGTGGTGTCCTGCGGCAGGACGTGCGCCGCCGTCCACGCCGTGAACAGTTTCGCCGTGGAGGCGGGCAGCAGGCGCAGCGTGGCCTCCGCCTCGAACGCGGCGTCGTCATCCGTTTCGCCCAGCGGGCGGACCACCACCGCCCAGTTCCCTCCACCGGCGGAGCCCGCCTCCCACACCTTGCGCAGTTCCTTGCGCGGGTTGCGTGCGTCTGCGGGGGCGGGCATGAGGACAGCCACGACGGCGGCCACGAGGGCAGCCATCGCAAGGCCGGCCGCAGGTGCCGGTGCGATCCGTGCGCGGGTCATGCGGCGCCTCCAGGGTCCTGACAATCGGGATAGGGGGTGGCGGGTTTCCCCGCCATCCCCCTCCCACACCACCGGACATGCGGGTCCGCATCCGGCGGTTCAGAAGCTTGACGGCGTGCCATAATGGCCCGCCTGGGCACCAGCAATCGAGAAACGTCGTCAGGGCTTCCCACGCTGTGCGCGCCTCTCGGGATTCACCCTACCCGCGCGTACGAGCTCTGCTGAGCAGACATCTGGGGCATGGCCCCTTCGTGATCCTCGTTCCTGCCCTCGCTTCCGTTCGGCCCTTCGTGGTCACCCACTACTATGGCCTCGGCTGACTTCTCGCTCCGTGTCGCCACGTCGCCCTTTCAGGCATGAGGCGAGATCTCCCCAGATAAGAGCACTGGCCTTCCCCGCACGACCGCCGGATCTACGCCACCGACCTTTGGTCACGAGAGCTTCGCGGTCACTTGCCCGCTCGCCCTGATCGGCACCGCCTGCTATCCGGTTTCTGTTCGTCGGCCCGCGGTTTCGTTTCCCGCTTCCTTCAGACACTCCCTCACGGTCATGCCCTTGCGGTTCCCTTGGGTCCCTGTGACCAAGTCCCCGGGGGACTTCCAC
This genomic interval carries:
- a CDS encoding D-alanyl-D-alanine carboxypeptidase, producing the protein MTRARIAPAPAAGLAMAALVAAVVAVLMPAPADARNPRKELRKVWEAGSAGGGNWAVVVRPLGETDDDAAFEAEATLRLLPASTAKLFTAWTAAHVLPQDTTFATGWVCDCQRRAGSASLDGIFALFGGGAPGLFSRARGDSLDPDPAPGVSALDSLARMVRDWGVDSLVGEIRVENSLYRADSLGAGWQWDDLDEWYAAPVTALALDDNTEERQAGQRAAVHSPGSYAVARFREALGRAGVAFREVRGGARPGCDAPKSDTARFGELRWPPLRNVYHPMLARSQNLRAEMLLRDLGEARRRSASARSGLDVVGNALAAIGLGVPADVRLVDGSGLSRLNLATADALARVLTDAWTRARDGEQGMQALLDGLARPGQRGTLIRRFTADPWSALPAGWLRAKTGSMDGVDALAAIVQPDSERAYVVISLRNRFPETHSDAREWEERLIRVLVEE